From the Lathyrus oleraceus cultivar Zhongwan6 chromosome 4, CAAS_Psat_ZW6_1.0, whole genome shotgun sequence genome, one window contains:
- the LOC127135889 gene encoding uncharacterized protein LOC127135889 translates to MVLKDCEVPGPDEGPEPGCRWKLAFDGSSNYNGHGVGVILMNLNGGFTPFTSRLCFDCTNNVAEYEACILGIETTIDLRIKILEVYGDSALVIYQVKDEWETRDAKLIPHRAHVVKLIEYFDDTTFHHNPRVENQVADALKTLASMYQVMFHNETLIIRIERREEPDYYQLIKEEIDGKP, encoded by the coding sequence atggTGTTAAAGGATTGTGAGGTCCCAGGCCCAGATGAAGGACCAGAACCAGGATGTCGATGGAAGCTCGCAtttgatggttcctccaattatAATGGCCATGGTGTGGGAGTTATTTTGATGAATCTAAATGGTGGCTTTACCCCTTTCACATCAAGGTTATGctttgattgtacgaataatgtcgcagagtatgaagcttgtatccttggTATTGAAACCACAATTGATCTTcgaatcaagatccttgaggtgtatggagactcagccttggtgatctATCAGGTCAAAGATGAATGGGAGACCCGTGATGCGAAGTTGATCCCGCATCGTGCTCATGTTGTAAAGCTAATTGAGTACTTTGACGATACCACTTTCCATCACAACCCAAGAGTAGAAAATCAAGTGGCTGACGCTCTAAAAACATTAGCATCGATGTACCAAGTCATGTTCCATAATGAAACTCTGATTATTCGAATAGAGCGAAGAGAAGAGCCCGACTACTATCAACTGATTAAAGAAGAAATTGATGGTAAACCATGA